In Plasmodium malariae genome assembly, chromosome: 11, the following proteins share a genomic window:
- the PmUG01_11058600 gene encoding mitochondrial ribosomal protein L41, putative, which translates to MIKLNIFKLAKMGPSKGKGPLIAKYAPVGFKKGFGAIGLGRHTKKGFFIINKMLVPNFRVPDLSDCNLKPYVSRKTPLIVMKKQLGPKRKILN; encoded by the exons atgataaaactaaatattttcaaGTTAGCTAAAATGGGGCCCAGCAAAGGTAAGGGGCCCCTCATTGCGAAATATGCGCCTGTTGGTTTTAAGAAAGGATTTGGAGCTATAGGTTTAGGAAGACATACGAAAAAAG gtttctttataattaacaaaatgCTGGTGCCGAATTTTCGCGTTCCAGACTTGAGTGATTGCAac tTAAAGCCTTATGTCTCAAGAAAAACTCCTTTAATTGTTATGAAAAAGCAGTTGGGTCCCAAGAGAAAAATCTTAAATTGA
- the PmUG01_11058700 gene encoding transcription factor with AP2 domain(s), putative → MQNYNLDKSSTELTECPAQEVEEVEKVEKVCKEENIQFSSLRYENANCLENDCSKKDEQEKVQTGKIGQTEKNAQNSQDCNFLTSEVGEHNSILEGRNTEKEENPSYIPSCEEVAKINKEPVILIDKTERCLVVEWYENDVRREQRISYKKYGNDKAKLRAKELIEKLKSGITFEQLYPDKGPPVVRVYENIGAYHVSLIRDRIEREWRVEWIDNGIPMNARWSCKKVGNDEAQKRAEAFAQSMIKGVFNPILLHKATGTRFSRLDRTVVKINVYMKKNTKRRNKVKNAIKGEKKDVILKEKGIRQGLRRNRINNNIMNTETVTGAIATSNRTNIINNISNCVSDNGIIVGGTQIVHTHVSSAYDVENMSNLSGACNNISLLQSNENFVLNNYDINLNHDHILGKKKNYSARCKSTKTWKNKNIYRGCKMVMNKREICKADSSDMINATGEVSNLKEDMHIYHPFTLANNQLSNDAAKCCSSSVPLSENKSILNNKNVHVESTIHNNGGYYMPSTSFENFFVNNSLEGNDYSAEYSYSTKGNNPSEYVRYTRDQNMDHIVDSNMHSNIQDFHYMGEENFGGDYTNSNEFVKNILNNVGNNCNAMNSAGNNCNDMNSAGNNCNDMNSAGDNCNDMNSAGDNCNDMNSAGNNCNDLNNINSSNFKSKNYYPFNNTNPYLINHNNSVGSVSNSNYLQNNFSYNNIEMNNNNGEIQKKKRVYKEKGCTLRKYKKNIMEDNNLTPLNVPKKGGRKKEYKYEKKLTCLNSKVQDKDTKRERGANRIYKNNDSIDDGHMFNYSMYCKVNLRKNKRGLQKEVGYTILRYKADQCVKNYERKKHNCVTNDLLTSKMINVERIDMDQTVQNYQEEQNGGVTNGYNEGTYKQGKDVDKYTKQYPEQCMEQYADQLNSRKREEKHCKLNKLSEKVYSLDAVNNKCNPVFNHINGTRASYSMFDSCVDKMGAMYTACNPCTMNDVNNAHMLVHSNCANLSSNNRGANISNGSIINDIGINGSGIGIDGASYCKNKEGSNTYNNENERNERLMNLRSTRSRNKAAKSDNTNVITNSITNGITNGSVNDNVNNQYKQENNSTNLMQNSMVEFVENPRGYRVPYQYRSQNYYEYFEVPLNSNKCFEMEQRYYANLFSLHILAVGWNVNKNDKIENYMHALSDPSFQNIPMKNSFCNSVNSPPFDISLYNDKVNCNLVDGKEGVNPNVLENNSPYFSSNCKNVFNNYSNSNDSNSNDSNSNDSNSNDSNSNNCASSNNSANGSNNNNNYYYYYNYNNGGNYCFNINSGDHTLVNASESMYNCTNALNPVDGTANFKDAPFLMDAIELNTVSSVNHANEMNNGNDVNDVHNLKKINDVNEMNDLKDMNYYNDVTPFGDRKNSCNVSNLMESSNDISNVNGVNSLNNVNTMENENNINHLSRAQDLNCVNGMNRTDQTTNVNESVSMNDWNSMDNMSGINGMSDINSIYSMSNINNFTFMNNVNNNRGVGNVNSLNLDNMNNINNLKNVNHTEAVNNMHDQNDMTTLSGAYHLNRLGELNNEPDGNYRISNYHDVDIANDKSNTNNMNSMNSMNSGTNLRNFGYMNSVSNLGCINDISNDDNVFKDLENSKKVNEVNILHLGGVDFSHMNNYHNSLNPIEINNKKNVNTAIDDNNCTQLTYDNINSYVDMNSQVCYPRSEERNKSMSCTKSINLPDRSSMNAISGLNGVNDMNKMNDMNKMNDMNKMNDMNDMNKMNDMNDMNNMNDMNDMYDMNDMNNMNDMNDMNNMNDMNDMYDMNDMNNMNDMSANLDYNKSVGVYHRPMNNGGSMMYLDNSGMTSYGDMFALNDDYSLIGQVNSDIKENSGNNENDQNDEREQDSQNIYEVTTCTDRMDNYYHGNNKNCTISFNNIGGKEYYSSIPYELRDIKKLDYDNDDGGGVLCTSLESPNEIINNDRNDLLMISRDNDSNNNTNEYIINNASLIAPNDKLLIDKSESLSAITNIKCGENKSVFTNRSTNNNNNNNNTNTTTNNNNTNTTNTTTTTTNTTTNTTTNTTTTTNNNNNNKDENELNVEESSPLSLQSAFTMKYSTQAYSKRNEAGQHIGMEYIYYNDCTRVNSDANSGVHNANNDAKNDEKNDEKNDINNASSNNNNRDNIRSNIRGNENSNEHASYNYNENSSSNSAHENNECNIYSKHDIEYNNMMNKLENYDELERENNSCNNIVNRQAQSQFNDSYYNLSMYNNEGNLLNENCLDENLLGKNGLHNFGKGLNKYNDTVIYNNCFKKTSNPVTTAICPSTSNIKDVNNYEYYSSKKMIDKLRSTSNSSTINTEYLPSNLLNSISMNNGYPSNNVNEQAEK, encoded by the exons atgcaaAATTACAACTTAGATAAAAGCTCTACTGAATTGACTGAATGTCCTGCACAAGAAGTAGAAGAAGTagaaaaagtagaaaaagTGTGTAAGGAAGAAAATATACAGTTTTCCTCGCTGCGTTATGAGAATGCTAACTGTTTGGAAAATGATTGTAGCAAAAAGGATGAGCAAGAGAAGGTGCAAACTGGGAAAATTGGACAAACTGAGAAAAATGCGCAAAATTCGCAAGATTGTAACTTCCTAACATCGGAGGTAGGAGAACATAACTCAATTTTGGAGGGACGAAATacagaaaaagaagaaaaccCAAGTTACATACCTTCATGTGAAGAAGtagcaaaaataaacaaagaaCCCGTAATTCTAATTGACAAAACTGAAAGATGCTTAGTGGTCGAATGGTATGAAAATGATGTAAGAAGAGAACAGAggatttcatataaaaagtacGGAAATGATAAAGCTAAGTTAAGAGCAAAAGAATTAATCGAAAAACTAAAATCAGGAATAACATTTGAACAACTATACCCAGATAAAGGACCACCTGTAGTAAGggtatatgaaaatataggAGCTTATCATGTATCCTTAATTAGAGATAGAATTGAAAGAGAATGGAGAGTTGAATGGATAGATAATGGTATTCCTATGAATGCTAGATGGTCATGTAAAAAAGTAGGTAATGATGAAGCTCAAAAAAGAGCAGAAGCTTTTGCCCAAAGTATGATTAAAGGTGTATTTAATcctatattattacataaagcTACAGGGACAAGATTTTCAAGATTAGATAGAACTGttgttaaaattaatgtgtatatgaaaaaaaatactaaaagaaggaataaagttaaaaatgCTATTAAAGGAGAGAAAAAGGATGtcatattaaaagaaaaaggaattaGACAAGGTCTAAGAAGAAACAGAATAAATAACAACATTATGAACACAGAAACAGTCACAGGCGCTATAGCAACTAGCAACAGAActaatattataaacaacATCTCTAACTGTGTAAGTGATAATGGTATCATTGTTGGTGGAACGCAAATTGTTCATACACATGTGAGTAGTGCTTATGATGTGGAAAACATGTCAAACTTGTCAGGAGCgtgtaataatataagttTACTACAAagtaatgaaaattttgttttaaataattatgatataaatCTGAACCATGATCATATATTAGgcaagaagaaaaattattctgCTAGATGTAAAAGCACGAAAActtggaaaaataaaaatatatatcgaGGATGTAAAATGGTTATGAACAAAAGAGAAATTTGCAAAGCTGATAGTAGTGATATGATTAATGCAACTGGGGAAGTAAGTAATTTAAAGGAAGATATGCACATCTACCATCCATTTACCCTTGCCAATAATCAACTTTCAAATGATGCTGCTAAGTGTTGTAGTTCATCTGTACCATTAAGTGAGAATAAAAGcattttgaataataaaaatgtgcaTGTAGAATCTACGATACATAATAATGGTGGTTATTATATGCCTAGTACAAGCTTTGAAAATTTCTTTGTAAATAATAGTTTAGAAGGCAATGATTACTCTGCTGAGTACTCTTATTCAACTAAAGGGAATAACCCATCTGAGTATGTGAGGTATACGAGGGACCAAAATATGGATCACATCGTCGATTCGAACATGCATAGTAATATACAGGATTTTCATTACATGGGAGAGGAAAATTTTGGAGGTGATTATACAAATTCGAATGAGTTTGTAAAAAACATCCTGAACAATGTAGGTAACAATTGCAATGCCATGAACAGTGCAGGTAACAATTGCAATGATATGAACAGTGCAGGTAACAATTGCAATGATATGAACAGTGCAGGTGACAATTGCAATGACATGAACAGTGCAGGTGACAATTGCAATGACATGAACAGTGCAGGTAACAATTGCAATGACCTAAACAATATCAATAGttctaattttaaaagtaaaaattattatcccTTCAATAATACCAATCcttatttaattaatcaCAACAACAGTGTTGGTTCTGTATCCAATTCGAACTACTTACAGAATAATtttagttataataatatcgaaatgaacaataataatggtgaaatacagaagaaaaaaagagtgTATAAAGAGAAGGGTTGCACCTTGAggaaatataagaaaaatattatggaGGATAATAATTTGACTCCTTTAAATGTTCCTAAGAAAGGtggaaggaaaaaagaatataaatatgaaaaaaaattaacttgTTTAAATAGCAAAGTACAGGATAAGGATACAAAGAGGGAAAGAGGTGCTAATcgaatttacaaaaataatgattCGATAGATGACGGACATATGTTTAATTATTCTATGTATTGTAAAgttaatttaagaaaaaataaaagaggaCTTCAAAAAGAGGTGGGGTATACAATTCTGAGGTACAAAGCAGATCAGTGCGTGAAAAACTATGAACGAAAAAAACACAATTGCGTTACGAATGATCTTTTGACTTCAAAAATGATTAATGTAGAAAGAATAGATATGGATCAGACAGTCCAAAACTATCAGGAGGAACAAAATGGAGGCGTAACTAATGGATATAACGAAGGGACTTACAAGCAGGGGAAAGATGTAGATAAATACACAAAACAGTACCCGGAGCAATGCATGGAACAATACGCGGATCAGTTGAACAGTCGAAAGAGAGAAGAGAAACATTGCAAGTTAAATAAACTTAGCGAAAAAGTATATTCTTTAGATgcagtaaataataaatgtaatccCGTTTTCAACCATATAAATGGAACTAGGGCATCTTACAGCATGTTTGATTCTTGTGTGGATAAAATGGGTGCCATGTATACTGCCTGTAACCCATGCACAATGAACGATGTGAACAATGCTCATATGTTGGTGCACTCTAATTGCGCTAATTTGTCGAGCAACAACAGGGGTGCGAATATTAGTAACGGTAGTATCATTAACGACATTGGCATTAATGGTAGTGGTATTGGCATTGATGGTGCTTCATACTGTAAGAACAAGGAGGGAAGTAATACATACAACAATGAAAATGAAAGGAATGAGCGTCTAATGAATCTGAGGAGCACGAGGAGTAGAAATAAAGCAGCCAAGAGTGACAATACGAATGTTATTACTAATAGCATTACGAATGGCATTACGAATGGCAGTGTGAACGACAATGTAAATAATCAGTACAAACAGGAGAATAATAGTACTAATTTAATGCAAAACAGCATGGTCGAATTTGTTGAAAACCCCAGGGGATATAGAGTACCTTATCAATATCGTTcccaaaattattatgaatattttgaaGTACCattaaattcaaataaatgTTTTGAAATGGAACAAAGGTATTATGCAAATTTGTTCTCTTTACATATATTGGCAGTAGGATggaatgttaataaaaatgataagatTGAAAATTACATGCATGCATTATCTGATCCGTCTTTTCAAAACATACCTATGAAAAACTCTTTTTGTAATTCTGTAAATAGTCCCCCTTTTGATATATCTTTGTACAATGATAAAGTAAATTGCAATTTAGTAGATGGAAAAGAAGGAGTTAACCCTAATGTATTGGAGAATAATTCTCCCTATTTTTCCAGCAATTGTAAAAATGTGTTCaataattatagtaatagtaatgatagtaatagtaacgatagtaatagtaatgatagtaatagtaatgatagtaatagtaataattgtGCTAGTAGTAACAATAGTGCGAatggtagtaataataataataattattattattattataattataataatggtgGTAATTACTGCTTTAATATCAACAGTGGGGATCATACCCTAGTTAATGCTAGTGAATCTATGTACAACTGTACCAATGCACTAAACCCAGTGGACGGTACAGCTAATTTTAAGGATGCCCCTTTTCTGATGGATGCAATTGAGCTAAATACTGTAAGTAGTGTAAACCATGCAAATGAGATGAACAACGGCAACGATGTAAATGACGTACACAATTTGAAAAAGATCAACGACGTGAACGAAATGAATGACTTAAAGGATATGAACTACTACAATGATGTTACCCCTTTTGGCGATAGGAAAAATTCTTGCAATGTAAGCAACCTGATGGAGAGTTCGAACGATATAAGCAATGTTAACGGTGTTAATAGTTTGAATAATGTAAATACGatggaaaatgaaaataatataaaccaTTTAAGCAGAGCACAAGATTTGAATTGTGTGAATGGCATGAATCGAACAGATCAAACGACAAATGTAAACGAATCAGTCAGCATGAATGATTGGAACAGCATGGACAATATGAGCGGTATAAACGGTATGAGCGACATTAACAGTATATACTCTATGagcaatattaataattttacattcaTGAACAATGTCAATAATAATAGGGGTGTAGGTAATGTAAATAGTTTAAACTTGGACAACATGAATAACATAAACAATTTGAAAAACGTAAATCACACGGAAGCTGTGAACAATATGCACGATCAGAATGATATGACTACGTTAAGTGGTGCGTATCATTTAAATCGGTTAGGTGAGTTGAATAATGAACCAGATGGGAATTATCGTATTAGCAATTACCACGATGTAGACATTGCCAATGATAAAAGTAATACgaataatatgaacagtATGAACAGTATGAACAGTGGGACGAATCTAAGGAATTTTGGCTATATGAATAGCGTGAGCAATTTGGGGTGCATAAATGATATTTCAAATGATGACAATGTTTTTAAAGATTTAGAAAATTCAAAGAAGGTGAACGAAGTTAACATATTGCATTTGGGAGGTGTTGATTTTAGTCATATGAATAATTACCATAATTCTTTAAATCctatagaaataaataataaaaagaatgtaAATACAGCTattgatgataataattgtaCACAATTGACATATGATAACATAAACAGTTACGTAGACATGAACAGTCAAGTATGTTATCCGAGGAGTGAGGAAAGGAATAAATCAATGAGTTGTACGAAAAGCATAAACCTACCAGATAGGAGCAGCATGAACGCTATAAGCGGCTTGAACGGTGTGAACgatatgaataaaatgaacgatatgaataaaatgaacgatatgaataaaatgaacGATATGAACgatatgaataaaatgaacGATATGAAcgatatgaataatatgaacGATATGAACGATATGTACGATATGAAcgatatgaataatatgaacGATATGAAcgatatgaataatatgaacGATATGAACGATATGTACGATATGAAcgatatgaataatatgaacGATATGAGCGCTAACTTGGACTATAATAAAAGTGTGGGTGTATATCATCGTCCCATGAATAATGGAGGCAGTATGATGTACTTAGACAATTCGGGCATGACCTCCTATGGTGATATGTTTGCGTTAAATGATGACTACAGTTTGATAGGCCAAGTAAATAGcgatataaaagaaaatagtggaaataatgaaaatgatcAAAATGATGAACGTGAACAAGATAGTCAGAATATATATGAGGTAACAACATGTACTGACAGAATGGACAATTATTACCATggtaataacaaaaattgtactatttcttttaataatattggtGGGAAGGAATATTACTCAAGTATTCCTTACGAGTTAAGAGATATTAAGAAATTAGATTATGATAATGATGATGGTGGTGGTGTCTTGTGTACTAGTTTAGAGAGTCCAAacgaaataataaacaatGATCGTAATGATTTGCTTATGATAAGTCGCGATAATGATTCCAATAATAACACAAATGAGtacataattaataatgCCAGTTTAATTGCCCCGAATGACAAGCTGCTAATTGATAAGAGTGAATCGCTTTCAGccattacaaatataaaatgtggTGAAAACAAAAGTGTGTTTACCAACCGTTccactaataataataataataataataat ACTAATACtactactaataataataatactaatactactaatactactactactactactaataCTACTACTAATACTACTACtaatactactactactactaataataataataataataaagatgaaaatgaattaaatgtaGAGGAATCATCGCCTTTATCGCTTCAGTCCGCTTTTACAATGAAGTATAGCACCCAAGCATATTCGAAGCGGAATGAAGCGGGTCAACATATAGGGATGgaatatatttactataaTGATTGTACTCGTGTAAATAGTGATGCAAACAGCGGTGTGCATAATGCTAACAACGATGCGAAGAACGATGAGAAGAACGATGAGAAGAACGATATAAACAACGctagtagtaataacaacaacAGAGATAACATTCGTAGTAACATTCGCGGCAATGAGAACTCCAACGAGCATGCCAGCTATAACTACAATGAAAATAGTTCAAGTAATAGTGCACATGAAAACAATGAGTGCAATATTTATAGTAAGCATGATATCGAATATAACAATATGATGAACAAGTTGGAAAACTATGATGAACTTGAGAGAGAAAACAATTCTTGTAATAACATAGTAAATAGACAAGCTCAATCTCAGTTTAATGATTCGTATTATAACTTAAGTATGTACAACAATGAGGGTAATTTACTGAACGAAAATTGTCTAGATGAAAATTTACTAGGTAAGAATGGTTTGCATAACTTTGGTAAAGGcttgaataaatataacgaCACGGTGATTTATAACAACTGCTTTAAAAAGACGTCCAACCCAGTCACAACAGCCATATGTCCATCAACGTCTAATATAAAAGatgttaataattatgaatattattcCAGTAAGAAAATGATAGATAAATTAAGATCTACATCTAATTCTAGCACAATCAATACTGAGTATTTACCAAGTAACCTATTAAATTCAATAAGCATGAACAATGGGTATCCATCGAACAATGTAAACGAGCAAGCGGAAAAGTGA